The genomic stretch TAGGGTAGAGGATCAGTCCTCCAGCCTGCAATACGGCCAGGCATTGTTCCAGGTCTTGCGTAAAATCCATGGCGCAAATGTACAACTTGAAAACTGCGCGCGAAAGGTTGCGAATTGGCCCCCTTTGATTAATTTTGGCAAAATTTTTCTTGATGGATCTACAACCGCTGATCAACGAAGCCTGGGTAAACCGGGAGTTGATAAAAGAAATCAAATATACAGACGCAATCCGTACCGTTATTGGAGAACTGGACAAGGGCCTTTTACGCGTGGCTGAGCCCACAGCAGATGGCTGGCAGGTGAATGAGTGGGTGAAGCAGGCTATCCTCCTGTATTTTGCCACACAGCCGATGCAGACCTGGAACCTGGAACCCTTTGAGTTCTACGATAAAATGCTGCTCAAAAAAGATTATAAAGCCCTGGGCGTTCGCGCTGTACCGCATGCCGTAGCACGTTACGGCGCTTTCCTGGCCAGGAACGTGGTGCTGATGCCTTCTTATGTAAATATCGGCGCTTATGTGGACGAAGGCACCATGGTGGATACCTGGGCTACTGTAGGCAGCTGCGCACAGATCGGTAAATGCGTACACCTCAGTGGTGGCGTGGGTATCGGTGGTGTGCTGGAACCCCTGCAGGCTTC from Candidatus Pseudobacter hemicellulosilyticus encodes the following:
- a CDS encoding 2,3,4,5-tetrahydropyridine-2,6-dicarboxylate N-succinyltransferase; the protein is MDLQPLINEAWVNRELIKEIKYTDAIRTVIGELDKGLLRVAEPTADGWQVNEWVKQAILLYFATQPMQTWNLEPFEFYDKMLLKKDYKALGVRAVPHAVARYGAFLARNVVLMPSYVNIGAYVDEGTMVDTWATVGSCAQIGKCVHLSGGVGIGGVLEPLQASPVIIEDGCFVGSRCIVVEGVRVEKEVVLGANVVLTQSTKIIDVTGDEPVEYRGRVPERSVVIPGSYTKKFPAGEFQVPCALIIGKRKPSTDLKTSLNDALRDFNVAV